Proteins encoded in a region of the Desulfofalx alkaliphila DSM 12257 genome:
- a CDS encoding lysylphosphatidylglycerol synthase transmembrane domain-containing protein produces the protein MMKRFALLLIGGLLVIALLKYADLQEVYRALSMVESSALIAALLLQLLTILLINLQWSAIAKLMGEKISLSRLLHINMAGTFFECITPAVKAGGEAVKVVMLRSEPGFNTARAGALVGLQKTVSMLTFLFLCILGLSWFLLAVPMETALLKTLAAGMAVLLVFSVLLLFFVCYPQGLQWLFSILPLNKELHTKISSSAETFRRSVKKVFSKRGPLVRQFLLALLIWLLFAVKAYLIARALQVEVSFIPLAVVTFLTYMVASVPLTPGGLGTFEGGMVLLLLPLGVPIYQGLALALVLRFVTFWFVFLLSALYLACQSGTKVLGFTK, from the coding sequence ATGATGAAAAGGTTTGCATTATTGCTAATCGGCGGCTTGTTGGTTATAGCTCTACTTAAATACGCTGATTTGCAAGAGGTATACAGGGCCCTAAGCATGGTTGAAAGTTCGGCCCTAATAGCTGCCCTATTGTTGCAGCTATTAACCATTTTACTGATCAATTTGCAGTGGTCAGCAATTGCCAAGCTAATGGGTGAAAAAATTTCCCTGTCTCGATTGCTGCACATCAATATGGCGGGAACATTTTTTGAATGCATAACCCCGGCGGTTAAGGCAGGGGGGGAAGCGGTGAAGGTGGTAATGCTTCGCTCGGAGCCGGGTTTCAATACCGCCAGGGCAGGCGCTTTGGTGGGCTTGCAGAAAACAGTAAGTATGCTTACCTTCCTCTTTTTATGTATACTGGGTTTATCTTGGTTTTTATTGGCTGTACCCATGGAAACCGCTTTGTTAAAAACCTTGGCCGCGGGTATGGCTGTGCTATTGGTGTTCTCGGTCTTGTTATTGTTTTTTGTTTGCTACCCCCAAGGGCTGCAATGGCTTTTTTCAATTCTGCCCTTGAATAAAGAGCTGCACACCAAGATAAGCAGTTCGGCGGAAACCTTCCGCCGGTCTGTAAAAAAGGTGTTTAGCAAGCGGGGCCCTTTGGTGAGACAATTTCTCTTGGCTCTTTTAATTTGGCTCTTGTTTGCCGTAAAAGCCTATTTAATTGCCCGGGCTCTGCAAGTGGAAGTGAGTTTTATACCGCTGGCAGTGGTCACCTTTCTCACTTACATGGTTGCCTCCGTCCCCCTGACACCCGGCGGCCTTGGCACCTTTGAAGGCGGCATGGTCTTGCTGCTGCTACCCCTGGGTGTACCCATCTATCAGGGGTTGGCACTGGCACTGGTGCTGCGTTTTGTGACCTTCTGGTTTGTATTTTTGCTCAGTGCACTATACCTGGCCTGTCAATCGGGGACAAAGGTGTTAGGCTTTACTAAATAA
- a CDS encoding nicotianamine synthase family protein: MKVISLFTKQLEKSLAHFPTLINLYGLYYKDIVKREVELGHIIPEDRILVIGGGPLPCTAMEIADQTGAKIVVVDKDPKAVEIARRVIKRYNMEDQIKVKLADGINISAVDYSVIHVALQVCNRTKVLQNILSKAPQGARILVRSQRDVLKRMYSALPAWCKNCRFVEQKNSTMKATLLLIKGQEKIGDDEKVCIIANRRLVGYSST, translated from the coding sequence ATGAAGGTTATTTCTTTGTTCACTAAGCAACTGGAAAAGTCCCTGGCCCACTTTCCCACCTTAATTAATCTTTATGGCTTGTATTACAAGGACATCGTTAAAAGGGAGGTTGAGTTGGGCCATATTATCCCCGAGGATAGGATATTGGTTATCGGCGGGGGACCGCTTCCCTGCACTGCAATGGAAATAGCCGATCAAACCGGCGCAAAAATAGTAGTGGTGGATAAGGACCCAAAGGCGGTGGAAATTGCCCGCAGGGTTATTAAAAGGTATAACATGGAAGACCAAATTAAGGTAAAGTTGGCAGACGGAATCAATATAAGTGCTGTGGATTATTCAGTGATTCACGTGGCTTTGCAGGTGTGCAACCGTACCAAGGTGCTGCAAAACATCTTATCCAAGGCCCCCCAAGGGGCGCGAATATTGGTACGCAGTCAACGTGATGTTTTAAAAAGGATGTACTCGGCACTGCCGGCCTGGTGCAAAAACTGCCGTTTCGTTGAACAGAAAAACTCCACCATGAAAGCCACCTTGCTTCTCATTAAAGGACAGGAGAAAATCGGTGATGATGAAAAGGTTTGCATTATTGCTAATCGGCGGCTTGTTGGTTATAGCTCTACTTAA